The following are from one region of the bacterium genome:
- a CDS encoding cell division protein ZapA, whose protein sequence is MLEQNDSGVTLEVYGSSFTFKNVENAALLESAAARLESRMKELSTKWRIVDKARLAIMAALEMGITLAELSENAERGRRVAKSILDSLDRSLPEPAEDDGRSPDDGPRGAPFLLS, encoded by the coding sequence GTGCTGGAACAGAACGACTCGGGAGTTACCTTGGAGGTTTACGGGTCGAGCTTCACGTTCAAGAACGTGGAGAACGCGGCCCTCCTGGAAAGCGCCGCGGCCCGGCTCGAATCCCGCATGAAGGAGCTCTCCACAAAGTGGCGGATCGTGGACAAGGCCAGGCTGGCGATCATGGCCGCCCTTGAGATGGGCATCACGCTGGCGGAACTCTCCGAGAACGCCGAGCGCGGTAGGCGCGTGGCCAAGTCCATCCTTGATTCCCTCGACCGCAGCCTCCCCGAGCCGGCGGAGGACGACGGGCGGTCACCCGACGACGGCCCGCGGGGCGCGCCCTTCCTCCTGAGCTGA
- a CDS encoding M14 family zinc carboxypeptidase, translated as MKRVVFLLLVWVVLAGATESVVLVGPIERGELALLSRYPLVVDDYRSGYAYCYTDNPGLLAGLPWPHRVLVADLAAHYAAERALWPADDRDEPWDAFHSYDDTIALLQQWAAEYPSICRLVDAGDSVQGRQLYVLVVTDNPSFEEYEPEVRIVGAIHGDEITANEIVLYTAERLLTGYGVDPEITDLVEGFEIWLQPLVNPDGYAMGTRFNADGVDLNRNFSYQWDSGEWYAGPNPFSEPETQAVADYSGGHEEYVPDLVEDNTFVLGLTYHSGAICVNYVWNYQPERTPDDAHIQTICNDYSDSCDLSPQYPPWVEGHDHRDDTYMDWVTDGWDWYETHGDLNDWSYGARGCIDTTVEADNEKHTDPRDILSQADVNWYAIKSLIEWADDGLHGRVTEAGDGPVPATITVGDRDEAFAYSDPTECGDYWLPLADGFYDIVFSAEGYEPVIFENVEVTGEDTPPLDVQLEPAEAGGDLELSARRTSDGVLVLWRSVGDYTGFNLYRCDATGHIGVKLNGATIPGVAVSYLDLEPPAPVARYRLEAFTPEGHRLLFGPVGTETVADPERFAILGVYPNPVAERAGVEVSSAGGYCEITVYDLAGRLECVLYRGELPAGRNLVELDAGGLSNGVHVLVARGCATYDGVRVQRFVVAR; from the coding sequence ATGAAACGGGTCGTTTTTTTGCTCCTGGTCTGGGTGGTTCTGGCCGGAGCAACCGAGTCGGTGGTCTTGGTCGGCCCGATCGAGCGCGGGGAGCTGGCCCTGCTTTCACGGTACCCCCTGGTCGTTGACGACTACCGCTCGGGATATGCCTACTGCTACACGGACAACCCGGGGCTCCTGGCCGGTCTGCCGTGGCCGCACCGGGTGCTCGTCGCCGACCTGGCGGCGCATTACGCCGCCGAGCGTGCCCTCTGGCCGGCCGACGACCGTGACGAGCCCTGGGACGCCTTCCACTCCTATGACGACACCATCGCCCTGCTGCAGCAGTGGGCCGCCGAATACCCCAGCATCTGCCGCCTGGTGGATGCGGGAGACTCGGTTCAGGGCCGGCAGCTCTACGTTCTCGTAGTCACCGACAACCCCTCCTTCGAGGAGTACGAGCCCGAGGTCCGCATAGTCGGTGCTATCCACGGTGACGAGATAACCGCCAACGAGATAGTCCTCTATACCGCCGAGCGCCTTCTCACCGGCTATGGCGTCGATCCCGAGATTACCGATCTGGTCGAGGGCTTCGAAATCTGGCTCCAGCCGCTGGTCAATCCCGACGGCTACGCCATGGGTACCCGGTTCAACGCCGACGGCGTGGACCTGAACCGCAACTTCAGCTACCAGTGGGATTCGGGTGAATGGTACGCCGGCCCCAACCCTTTCAGCGAACCGGAGACGCAGGCCGTGGCTGATTACTCCGGGGGTCATGAGGAGTACGTCCCCGACCTGGTCGAGGACAACACCTTCGTCCTGGGCCTCACCTACCACTCCGGTGCCATCTGCGTGAACTACGTCTGGAACTACCAGCCGGAGCGCACACCCGACGACGCCCACATCCAGACCATCTGCAACGACTACTCCGACTCCTGCGATCTCTCCCCCCAGTACCCGCCCTGGGTGGAGGGCCACGACCACCGGGACGACACATACATGGACTGGGTGACAGACGGCTGGGACTGGTACGAGACCCACGGTGACCTGAACGACTGGAGCTACGGCGCGCGGGGGTGCATTGACACGACCGTCGAGGCCGACAACGAAAAGCACACCGACCCCCGCGACATCCTCTCCCAGGCCGACGTGAACTGGTACGCCATCAAGAGCTTGATTGAATGGGCGGACGACGGTCTCCACGGAAGGGTCACCGAGGCCGGCGACGGCCCCGTTCCGGCCACCATCACCGTGGGCGACCGCGACGAGGCCTTTGCGTACTCGGATCCCACGGAGTGCGGCGACTACTGGCTCCCCCTGGCCGACGGCTTTTACGACATCGTCTTTTCCGCCGAGGGGTACGAGCCGGTCATCTTCGAGAACGTGGAGGTCACCGGGGAGGACACGCCGCCGCTGGACGTGCAGCTCGAGCCCGCCGAGGCGGGCGGCGATCTGGAGCTCAGCGCCCGGCGGACCTCCGACGGGGTGCTGGTCCTGTGGCGGTCGGTCGGCGATTACACCGGTTTCAACCTGTACCGGTGCGACGCCACGGGCCACATCGGGGTGAAGTTGAACGGGGCGACCATTCCGGGCGTCGCCGTGAGCTACCTGGACCTCGAACCGCCCGCCCCGGTGGCGAGGTACCGTCTCGAGGCCTTTACCCCCGAAGGTCACCGTTTGCTCTTCGGTCCCGTCGGGACCGAGACGGTGGCCGACCCGGAAAGATTCGCGATTCTGGGCGTCTATCCCAACCCGGTCGCGGAGCGGGCCGGTGTGGAAGTGAGCTCGGCCGGCGGGTACTGCGAGATAACCGTATACGATCTGGCGGGGCGGCTGGAATGCGTCCTCTATCGGGGGGAGCTCCCGGCCGGCCGCAACCTCGTCGAGCTAGACGCGGGCGGGCTCTCCAACGGCGTGCACGTGCTGGTGGCGCGTGGGTGTGCGACCTACGACGGGGTTCGGGTCCAGCGCTTCGTCGTCGCCCGTTGA
- a CDS encoding class I SAM-dependent methyltransferase, which translates to MSQRATESLTTDEVERRLPEEEHFAYLLLRRLGRFTRLETGARIVDVGCAAGTLVLVLRRMGYDAVGVEPDLHARWTAAELARRLGGEIPVLEGQAEKLPLPDASCDLVVASSVLEHVGDLERSLREARRILKPDGALWFYSTSALCPWQHEIRGFPLFGWYPLGLKRRIMRWAVQNRPELVGHTANPALHWFTPRMARRLLKEAGFGRVINRWSLRLPEEGGRAYRLALKFIQTLPPVRFLADVLIPESAYLAKVETG; encoded by the coding sequence GTGAGTCAGCGGGCCACAGAATCGCTGACCACGGACGAGGTGGAGCGCAGGCTGCCCGAAGAGGAGCATTTCGCTTATCTCCTGCTCCGTCGGCTCGGGAGGTTCACGCGCCTGGAAACCGGGGCGCGGATTGTAGACGTGGGCTGCGCCGCGGGAACCCTGGTGCTTGTCCTGAGACGGATGGGGTACGACGCCGTGGGGGTGGAGCCCGATCTCCACGCCCGCTGGACCGCCGCCGAGCTTGCCCGGAGGTTGGGCGGGGAAATTCCGGTGCTCGAGGGGCAGGCCGAGAAGCTTCCCCTGCCGGACGCGAGCTGCGACCTCGTCGTCGCCTCGAGTGTCCTGGAGCACGTGGGGGACCTGGAGCGGAGTCTCCGGGAGGCACGGCGCATTCTCAAGCCGGACGGGGCTCTGTGGTTTTACTCTACGTCGGCCCTCTGCCCCTGGCAGCACGAAATACGGGGCTTCCCCCTCTTCGGCTGGTATCCCCTGGGGCTGAAACGACGGATCATGCGCTGGGCCGTCCAAAATCGGCCGGAGCTGGTGGGACATACGGCCAACCCCGCCCTGCACTGGTTCACGCCGCGGATGGCGCGAAGGCTCTTGAAAGAAGCGGGATTTGGAAGGGTAATCAACCGTTGGTCCCTCCGGCTCCCGGAAGAGGGCGGGCGGGCGTACCGGCTGGCGTTGAAGTTTATCCAGACCCTGCCGCCGGTTCGCTTCCTGGCCGACGTCCTGATCCCCGAATCGGCCTACCTGGCGAAAGTCGAGACCGGTTGA